The Candidatus Zixiibacteriota bacterium genome contains the following window.
CGACACGCTGATCAAATTGGTGCAGCACACGCCGACGATTGAGTTTGGCGCGATGGTCATTCCGGAACGAAACGACACGATCCTGATCTGGCTCGGCGACAACAAGGCGCGGATGGATGCCGTAAACGGTGTCAGCACGCTCTATGATGCTGAGACAGACTCGACCGTCGTGGTCTATCACAAGTTCGAGATCTACACCCATGGCCTGCAGTCCCCGTTCGGAGGCGGTGAGCCGGCGGGTGGAGTAGACCTAACGGCCGGATTAGCGGCTCTGAATCCGACGTTCATTACGCACGTCGAAAAAACCTCAGAGAGCCAGTTGATTAACGGCTGGAACTGCGTCCGCTGGGTGCAGTGTGACAGCATGCCGATGATGGGTGCGGTCTTGCTTACGGACACTTGGACGACGGAAGACACGAAAGTCGACTTTGCTGTCTACAGCAAATTGTTGGCAGCCGGTGCAAATCGCCCGGCTATGAAGGCCGGATCGGAGGAGCAGCCCAAGATCACGGGATTGCCAATCCTGACCGTGGTCGAGATAAGGGCCGACTCGACAGCGGCTCTACCGACCGGGCTCGGATCTCGTGATGAAATTGTGCTGATCCAGGAGGTGCAGACGCCGCCGGGGCATTATGACATACCGGCGGGATACGAACTCTTCAGTAGTAACCGTTAGCGTCCCCGGCGTAAAGCTACAGCTTGCGGATGGCGATCAGGGTCAGGTCGTCAACCGCTTCCGGCTTGCCGGCATAGGCGAGCACGTCATCAACAAGTGAGTTGAGCATTTCCTGCAACGACTGAGTACGATGGCTTGAGACGAAGTTGACGAAACGCTCTTCACCGTACATTGCCCCGCCGCGTTCTTCACACTCGACAATTCCGTCCGTATAGAGAATCAAAAGGTCATGGGGGTAGAGCACACAAGACGCTTCACTATATCGAAAGTCCTCGTGCACACCCAGGATGCCGCCGGTAGATTCAAGCTGCTCGATCTCACCGCTGGTGCGGAAGATGATTGGCGGACAGTGGCCCGCGTTTGCATAGACCAGGCGTGCCTCAGGCGTGGCGCCCGGCGTAATTCCAAGGCAGACCAACGAGATGAACTTGGTGATGGGGACATTGCGACAGAGCCAGCGGTTGAGCCGTTCGACCAGTTGCGCGGGGGAGGCGATATCTTCGGCGAGGATGCGCAGGGCACCCTGGACATTGGACATCAGCAGGCCGGCG
Protein-coding sequences here:
- a CDS encoding SpoIIE family protein phosphatase, translated to MTQADLTHFRELLLERRRNLNSWLETASGIPQEDIQKARGLLSQVVEALRRVEEGAYGVCQSCHTDIERHRLEVQPVVQVCLGCISPEEQAQLEQELFLASKIHRALLPQTIARIDGFDVAVRSLAARYVGGDYYDFLSANGHGMNRIVIGDAMGKGIPAGLLMSNVQGALRILAEDIASPAQLVERLNRWLCRNVPITKFISLVCLGITPGATPEARLVYANAGHCPPIIFRTSGEIEQLESTGGILGVHEDFRYSEASCVLYPHDLLILYTDGIVECEERGGAMYGEERFVNFVSSHRTQSLQEMLNSLVDDVLAYAGKPEAVDDLTLIAIRKL